A single Cucumis melo cultivar AY chromosome 4, USDA_Cmelo_AY_1.0, whole genome shotgun sequence DNA region contains:
- the LOC127148871 gene encoding uncharacterized protein LOC127148871, producing the protein MSLRPEDLVILEPGNHGDSDIDVEIDELFGNEENMEEENERIPSEIFTQIDWDITNSVCEQGSTLGNRDEFVDTSCLIQKGMLFDCKEDLQLAVKKYCVTQHYEIVVVESNQNIWSVRCKQWSNGCNWRLRGSRRKSHGLFEISRLEGEHSCLYSNLTQDHSQLDSNFMSIEIQNIVRADPSVTVSVLMEMIKQQYGYTVKYRRVWQAKRKALVAVFGDWDKSYNELPYWLSAVVHYNPGTRVDWFFLPSDVPGTTIFGRVFWAFGPAIEGFKYCRPLIQIDGTHLYGKYKGKMLTALSIDANGHIFPLAFAIVEGENASSWSWFLYALRQYVTDRDGICLISDRHRGILSAINNEEIGWSEPRAFHRYCLRHVASNINNKYKSKQLKDLVVFIFMNFLTTLEDCFFGRAIDSFTLTSFVVL; encoded by the coding sequence ATGTCGTTGCGACCTGAAGATTTAGTTATTCTTGAACCCGGTAATCACGGAGATAGTGATATAGATGTAGAAATTGACGAACTATTTGGTAATgaagaaaatatggaagaagagAATGAAAGGATCCCTTCTGAGATATTTACACAGATAGATTGGGATATTACGAATTCTGTTTGTGAACAAGGGTCTACGTTGGGAAATAGAGATGAATTTGTAGACACATCATGTTTAATTCAGAAGGGAATGTTATTTGACTGCAAGGAAGATCTTCAATTAGCCGTAAAAAAGTACTGTGTCACCCAACACTACGAAATTGTTGTAGTCGAATCGAACCAAAATATTTGGTCTGTTCGATGCAAACAATGGAGTAATGGTTGCAACTGGAGGTTACGTGGAAGTAGGCGTAAAAGCCACGGATTGTTTGAGATCAGTCGACTGGAAGGAGAGCACTCGTGTCTGTACTCAAACCTAACACAAGATCACTCACAACTAGATTCTAATTTTATGAGTATTGAAATTCAAAACATAGTCAGAGCTGATCCTAGTGTTACTGTGTCTGTGCTCATGGAAATGATAAAACAACAGTATGGTTACACGGTTAAATACAGACGGGTGTGGCAAGCGAAGAGGAAAGCTTTGGTTGCTGTTTTTGGTGATTGGGACAAATCGTACAATGAGCTCCCGTACTGGTTGAGTGCCGTTGTACATTATAATCCAGGAACTCGAGTTGATTGGTTTTTTCTTCCATCTGATGTACCTGGGACAACCATATTTGGACGCGTTTTCTGGGCATTTGGTCCTGCAATAGAAGGGTTCAAATATTGTAGGCCATTAATTCAAATCGACGGAACCCATTTGTATGGAAAGTATAAAGGGAAAATGTTAACTGCCCTATCTATCGATGCAAATGGTCATATATTTCCTCTTGCATTTGCTATTGTGGAAGGGGAAAACGCGTCCAGTTGGTCATGGTTTCTTTATGCATTGCGCCAGTACGTTACTGATCGAGATGGCATTTGCTTGATCTCCGACAGGCATAGGGGCATTCTTTCTGCCATTAATAATGAGGAGATAGGTTGGAGTGAACCACGAGCATTCCATCGATATTGTCTTCGTCATGTTGCTAGCAAcatcaataataaatacaaatcGAAGCAACTAAAAGATTTGGTGGTGTTCATATTTATGAATTTCTTGACAACTTTAGAGGATTGTTTTTTCGGCAGAGCAATAGATTCATTTACATTAACCTCATTTGTGGTCTTGTGA